The Tolypothrix sp. PCC 7712 region AATTGTTCTTATTGCCAATGCACCAAACGCTACTCCATCATCGCGCCCGACTGCGACTGTCTGTCCGCATCGCTAGAGATAGTGATGGTGCTTTACCGCGTCTAACATACCCTTGTATATTGAATATTTTTTTAATTGGAAGTCCCCTAGGAAAAATTTAGGATAAAGAATATTTATTATTGGTAAAACCTAATTTAGTAATTATGTTTGCAGATTTAAAAACTTTATTCATACAGCCAGCTATTATTACCAGTGCCTGTATTACTGTTTTGATGCTAGGTATTCAAAAACTGGGAGTTATAGAACCACTAGAACTAAAAGTTTACGATCGCATGATGCAAATGCGCGCTGATCCAGGAGTAGATTCCAGGTTGTTAATTGTTGCAGTCACAGAACAAGACCTGAAAAAATGGAATTGGCCCCTTTCTGGTGAAGTCCTAGACCGGGCTTTAGGCAAACTAGAAGCATATGAACCTCGCGCCATTGGTCTAGATATTTTTCGCGATTTGCCAGTACAACCAGGACATGAAAAACTGCTAAAGCGCCTCCAAGATAGCGATATTATCACTCCTGTATGTAAACATTCAGAAAAAGCCAACCCAGGAAATTCCGGAACAGCACCGCCTCAAGGTATAGAAGCAGATAGAGTGGGATTTAGCGATGTTGTCGAAGACACTGATGGTGTAATTCGCCGCAATCTGATATCAGTAGGTACAAATGCCAACGAGCCATGCCAAGCTGTTTTTTCCTTCAGCTTCCAGTTAGCTCTCAAATATTTAGCAGTAGGAGGTATTCAACCACAATTGACCTCTAACAAACAACTGCAACTACGTAATATTATCTTAAAACCTCTACAACCTGATGATGGTGCTTATCAGCACGCCGATACCACAGGCTATCAAATCCTGCTCAATTATCGTTCTCCCCGGCAAATTGCCCAGCAGGTAACGATTACCGAACTACTTTCCGACCAAGTAAAACCAGAATTAGTCAAAGACCGCATTGTGTTAATTGGTTCTACAGCATCTAGTCTCAATGATTTTTTTAACACGCCCTATGGTACAGGGAAATCAGATCGTTCTGGTAAAATTCCTGGAATTGAGCTTCACGCCCACAGCATCAGCCAAATTCTAAGTGTAGTACTCAACAAGCAGCCGCTATTTTGGTTTTTACCAGAGTGGGGAGAAGTATTTTGGATTTGGGGATGGGCTTTAGTTGGGGGATTAATCGCTTGGCGCATTCAACATCCACTCGGCTTAGGAATCGCAGAAGCCACAAGCATATTGGTGTTATGTAGTAGTAGCTTTGTGATTTTTACCCAAGCTGGATGGTTTCCTGTAGTGTCTCCAGTCTTGGGATTATTACTTGCAAGCGGAGGCGTGCTAGCTTATACAGCCTACCAAAGCAAGCAAGAACAAGCAGTGATGATGCAAAAAGTCCAAGATCAAAAAGAATTAATTGCTCAACTGCAAAACTTTGTTAGCCGGAGTAACGAAGCTACAACAGTAGCCGCCATTACACATACCTTCTCTCCCATCACTCAAGAACTCCAAACAGACACCATACTCAACAAGCGTTATAGAATTACCAGTAATTTAGGTTCTGGTGGCTTTAGCTATACTTACTTAGCGGAAGATACCCAACGTCCTGGATATCCTCAATGTGTAGTTAAACAGTTGCGTCCTGCTAGCCAAGATACTGAATATTTAGATATTCTCAGACGCTTATTTAAAACAGAGGCAAAAATTTTAGAAATTGTGGGTAATCACCCGCAGATACCATCTTTACTAGCTTTTTTTGAAGAAAATAAGCAATTTTATTTAATACAAGAATATATATCTGGGCATCCTCTTTCTGAAGAAATCAATTCAGATAAACGCCTCAAACCAACTGAAGTTACGGCTATTCTCAAGGATGTTTTGCAAGTCTTAATTTTTATTCACAGCTACGGTGTGATTCATCGAGATCTCAAACCTAGTAATTTAATTAGGCGCAAAGCAGATGGACGCGTTGTTGTAATCGACTTTGGTGCGGTTAAGCAAGTGCAACCGCAAGAACAAGACAACCAAACAATCGCCATCGGTACACCTGGCTATGCAGCAACAGAGCAATTGAGTGGTCAACCCACCCTCAACAGCGATATTTTTGCCTTAGGAATGATTGCTATCCAAGCTTTAACAGGAGTATACCCCAAAGTCTTCCGTAGAGATATCAATACAGGTGCAGTTATTCTCCCAGTAAAATCCGACACAGACGATCAGACTTGGCAATATTGGTGGGAACTAGCAGAAACTACCGAAACCTTTGCCAGAGTCTTAGATAGAATGGTACACCTCGACTTTACCCAAAGATATCAGTCAGCCAGCGAAGTATTGAATACTTTGGAAAATTTTTAGGGCATTGGGCATTGGGCATTGGGCATTGGGTAATAGGTAATTGGTAATTGGATTTCCCCCTCATCTCCCTCATCTCCCTCATCTCCCTCATCTCCCTCATCTCCCTTATCCCCAGTCCCCAGTCCCCAGTCCCCAGTCCCCAATCCCCAGTCCCCAATCCCCATTACCCCTTATCCCCAGAGGGGGC contains the following coding sequences:
- a CDS encoding CHASE2 domain-containing serine/threonine-protein kinase, which translates into the protein MFADLKTLFIQPAIITSACITVLMLGIQKLGVIEPLELKVYDRMMQMRADPGVDSRLLIVAVTEQDLKKWNWPLSGEVLDRALGKLEAYEPRAIGLDIFRDLPVQPGHEKLLKRLQDSDIITPVCKHSEKANPGNSGTAPPQGIEADRVGFSDVVEDTDGVIRRNLISVGTNANEPCQAVFSFSFQLALKYLAVGGIQPQLTSNKQLQLRNIILKPLQPDDGAYQHADTTGYQILLNYRSPRQIAQQVTITELLSDQVKPELVKDRIVLIGSTASSLNDFFNTPYGTGKSDRSGKIPGIELHAHSISQILSVVLNKQPLFWFLPEWGEVFWIWGWALVGGLIAWRIQHPLGLGIAEATSILVLCSSSFVIFTQAGWFPVVSPVLGLLLASGGVLAYTAYQSKQEQAVMMQKVQDQKELIAQLQNFVSRSNEATTVAAITHTFSPITQELQTDTILNKRYRITSNLGSGGFSYTYLAEDTQRPGYPQCVVKQLRPASQDTEYLDILRRLFKTEAKILEIVGNHPQIPSLLAFFEENKQFYLIQEYISGHPLSEEINSDKRLKPTEVTAILKDVLQVLIFIHSYGVIHRDLKPSNLIRRKADGRVVVIDFGAVKQVQPQEQDNQTIAIGTPGYAATEQLSGQPTLNSDIFALGMIAIQALTGVYPKVFRRDINTGAVILPVKSDTDDQTWQYWWELAETTETFARVLDRMVHLDFTQRYQSASEVLNTLENF